A single region of the Acidiferrobacteraceae bacterium genome encodes:
- a CDS encoding PilT/PilU family type 4a pilus ATPase, with product MSEARTEPQASLPENTDPLQLLGQVLALAVRLNASDIHIRSRNHPILRIDGVLRAVREIPPLSPAFLEKLANSVMSERHQKQFERDHQVDLSVGFKDIGRVRANVFYQRGSIALVLRVINTKVPEPKELGLPEIVQKFTEFERGLVLITGATGSGKSTTLASLVNEVNRMKAKHIITIEDPIEFLFTEKKSIITQREVGVDTSTFADAMRAAMREDPDVILLGEMRDPETIETALAAAETGHLVFSTVHSPAAAETVTRIVTSFAPEAQTGIRAKLAQNLLGVVSQRLLPLAGGSGRIVACEVLTASALARELILDPIKVKELHELIKKGTLAEGMLSFDTCLFNLFKAKHIDADTALRYATSPTDLKLKLEGF from the coding sequence ATGTCCGAAGCCAGAACGGAACCCCAGGCATCCCTGCCTGAAAATACCGACCCACTACAATTGCTGGGACAGGTGCTCGCCCTCGCGGTGCGTCTGAACGCATCCGATATCCACATTCGCAGCCGCAACCACCCGATTCTCCGGATTGACGGCGTGCTCCGCGCGGTGCGCGAGATTCCCCCACTCAGTCCGGCATTCCTGGAAAAGCTTGCGAACAGCGTCATGTCCGAGCGTCACCAGAAGCAGTTCGAGCGTGACCACCAGGTGGATCTCTCGGTGGGATTCAAGGATATCGGGCGCGTGCGTGCCAACGTTTTCTACCAGCGCGGCAGCATTGCCCTGGTGCTGCGCGTGATCAATACCAAAGTGCCGGAACCCAAGGAGCTGGGCCTTCCCGAGATCGTGCAGAAATTCACCGAGTTTGAACGCGGCCTGGTGTTGATCACCGGTGCCACCGGATCGGGCAAGTCCACCACCCTGGCTTCCCTGGTGAATGAAGTGAACCGCATGAAGGCGAAGCATATCATTACCATCGAGGACCCCATCGAATTCCTGTTTACGGAGAAGAAATCCATCATTACCCAGCGCGAGGTGGGCGTGGATACGTCCACCTTTGCCGACGCGATGCGGGCGGCCATGCGTGAGGATCCGGATGTGATTCTCCTCGGCGAGATGCGCGATCCGGAAACCATCGAAACCGCCCTGGCGGCCGCGGAGACCGGCCACCTCGTTTTTTCGACCGTACACTCGCCAGCGGCCGCGGAGACGGTGACCCGAATCGTGACGTCTTTTGCGCCCGAGGCCCAGACCGGTATCCGCGCCAAATTGGCGCAGAATCTCCTGGGTGTGGTCAGCCAGCGATTGCTGCCCCTGGCCGGCGGCAGCGGCCGGATTGTGGCGTGCGAGGTGCTGACGGCCTCGGCCCTGGCGCGGGAGCTGATCCTCGATCCGATCAAGGTCAAGGAACTGCACGAACTGATCAAGAAGGGCACATTGGCCGAGGGGATGTTGAGTTTCGATACCTGTCTATTCAACCTGTTCAAGGCCAAGCATATCGACGCCGATACGGCCCTGCGGTATGCCACGAGCCCGACGGATCTGAAACTCAAGCTCGAAGGTTTCTGA
- a CDS encoding sulfurtransferase TusA family protein, whose translation MADQELDARGLNCPLPILRAKKALNDLGGGQTLRIVATDPGSVKDFQAFAKQTGNELLESSETGGEFVFLIKKKA comes from the coding sequence ATGGCAGACCAAGAACTCGATGCACGTGGCCTCAATTGCCCTTTGCCGATCCTGCGCGCAAAAAAGGCGCTCAATGATCTCGGCGGCGGGCAGACCCTGCGCATCGTTGCTACCGACCCCGGATCCGTAAAGGATTTCCAGGCCTTTGCCAAACAGACCGGCAATGAGCTTCTGGAGTCGTCCGAGACCGGCGGCGAATTCGTCTTTCTCATCAAGAAGAAGGCGTAG
- a CDS encoding selenium metabolism-associated LysR family transcriptional regulator yields MADRRLQVFHTVARLLSFTKAAETLHMTQPAVTFQIRQLEEHFNTRLFDRTHNRISLTEAGDRVFEYADRILSLYGEMDNAIRELTGDVSGVLIIGASTTIAEYVLPSILGEFKERNPGVNIRLNVSNSVGVVHMVENNTVDVGIVESPITNKNLAVEVCWHDKLVFICPPDHPLAKESSIPVTMLSDVPFVCREEGSGTRDFIFQHLASSNIQPQDVNISMEVGSPEAVKSAVEAGLGVSVVSQATVAKELELGTLVALPLEPPLERPFSIVYQRQKFRLRAMDEFMTFAYEHCEKKSAGNRKLEQRLGS; encoded by the coding sequence ATGGCAGATCGGCGACTGCAGGTATTCCATACGGTTGCGCGGCTGTTGAGTTTTACCAAGGCCGCGGAAACCCTGCACATGACCCAGCCGGCGGTCACGTTCCAGATTCGCCAGCTCGAAGAGCACTTCAACACCCGTCTTTTTGACCGCACGCACAACCGCATCAGTCTGACGGAGGCGGGCGATCGTGTGTTCGAGTACGCCGATCGCATTCTTTCCCTGTACGGGGAGATGGACAATGCCATCCGTGAATTGACGGGCGATGTCAGCGGCGTACTCATCATTGGTGCCAGTACGACGATCGCCGAGTACGTACTCCCCAGTATTCTGGGCGAGTTCAAGGAACGAAATCCGGGGGTAAACATCCGGCTCAACGTGTCGAATTCCGTGGGTGTGGTCCACATGGTGGAGAACAACACCGTGGACGTGGGCATCGTGGAGTCCCCCATCACCAACAAGAACCTGGCGGTGGAGGTGTGCTGGCACGACAAACTGGTTTTCATCTGTCCACCCGATCATCCGCTGGCAAAAGAGAGTTCCATCCCGGTGACGATGCTGTCGGATGTTCCATTTGTATGCCGGGAAGAGGGTTCGGGTACGAGGGACTTCATCTTTCAGCACCTGGCTTCCAGCAACATCCAGCCCCAGGACGTGAACATCAGCATGGAAGTCGGCAGCCCCGAAGCGGTCAAGAGCGCCGTGGAGGCCGGACTGGGCGTATCCGTCGTCTCCCAGGCCACCGTGGCCAAGGAGCTGGAACTCGGAACCCTGGTTGCCCTGCCCCTGGAACCGCCCCTGGAACGACCGTTTTCCATTGTCTATCAGCGACAGAAATTCCGCCTGCGTGCCATGGACGAGTTCATGACCTTCGCCTATGAGCACTGCGAAAAGAAATCGGCCGGAAATCGCAAGCTGGAACAACGCCTGGGAAGCTGA
- a CDS encoding peroxiredoxin — protein MATRKARLGKPVPDLKLALTGDQEMRLSDLQGKTVVLYFYPKDNTSGCTAEGEDFRDHHAKFKRRKVVVLGVSRDSLKSHEGFRAKYKFPFDLVSDPDEKLCKAFDVIKEKNMYGKKVMGIERSTFIIDAEGVLRKEYRKVKVPGHVETVLEDLKEI, from the coding sequence GTGGCAACAAGAAAAGCACGCCTGGGCAAACCCGTCCCCGATCTGAAACTCGCCCTGACCGGCGATCAGGAGATGCGCCTGTCCGACCTGCAGGGCAAGACCGTGGTCCTGTATTTCTATCCGAAAGACAATACCTCGGGCTGTACCGCCGAGGGCGAGGACTTCCGCGACCATCACGCGAAGTTCAAACGCCGCAAGGTCGTCGTTCTCGGTGTTTCTCGCGACAGCCTGAAATCCCACGAAGGCTTCAGGGCGAAGTACAAGTTCCCCTTCGATCTCGTATCCGACCCGGACGAAAAGCTGTGCAAGGCCTTCGATGTCATCAAGGAAAAAAACATGTATGGCAAAAAGGTCATGGGAATCGAGCGCAGCACGTTTATCATCGACGCCGAAGGGGTACTGCGCAAGGAATACCGGAAGGTGAAGGTGCCCGGCCACGTGGAGACCGTACTCGAGGACCTGAAGGAAATCTAG
- a CDS encoding DsrE/DsrF/DrsH-like family protein, whose product MADKKMMIIATKGTLDWAYPPFILASTAAALGMEVQMFFTFYGLQLLRKKLALKVSPLGNPGMPMPMGMDKWFPVLGTAIPGMEAMMTMMMKSKIKGKGVASIAELRSLCIEAEVKFLACQMTVDLFDMKRTDFLDEVSDYVGASTALAYAGDADINLFI is encoded by the coding sequence ATGGCAGACAAGAAAATGATGATTATCGCAACGAAGGGCACCCTGGACTGGGCGTACCCTCCGTTCATTCTCGCGTCCACCGCGGCGGCCCTGGGTATGGAGGTGCAGATGTTCTTCACCTTCTATGGCCTGCAGTTGCTGCGCAAGAAGCTCGCGCTCAAGGTCAGCCCGCTCGGCAATCCGGGTATGCCCATGCCGATGGGTATGGACAAGTGGTTCCCCGTACTGGGTACGGCAATCCCGGGAATGGAAGCCATGATGACCATGATGATGAAGAGCAAGATCAAGGGTAAGGGCGTGGCCAGCATTGCCGAGCTGCGTTCCCTTTGCATCGAGGCCGAGGTGAAGTTCCTCGCCTGTCAGATGACGGTGGATCTGTTCGACATGAAGCGTACCGACTTCCTGGACGAGGTTTCAGACTACGTCGGAGCGTCCACCGCACTTGCCTATGCCGGGGACGCGGACATTAACCTGTTTATCTGA